In the genome of Leeuwenhoekiella sp. MAR_2009_132, one region contains:
- a CDS encoding O-acetylhomoserine aminocarboxypropyltransferase/cysteine synthase family protein, whose product MSTQKFSTQALHAGHDTKANGGTRAVPIYQTSSYVFNDSDHAAGLFNLSQPGFIYTRLNNPTNDILEQRLAALEGGIAAVVTASGTAAINTALLTLLKQGDHIVASSSLYGGTYNLLSVTLPRFGITTTFVDPDKVANFGAAVQDNTRAIFVESLGNPKLDVLDLEGIAAAAKAHKIPLIVDNTVASPALLNPIAHGANIVIHSLTKYINGNGTSLGGVIIDAGTFDWSSGKFPEFTEPSAGYHGLVYHDVLGPAAFIAKTRIEGLRDHGAALSPFNAFQIIQGLETLKVRIKQHSENALELATWLEAQPEVTWVNYPGLASSKYNTLAKKYLPHGQSGIVTFGLKSGFEGAKTVADKTEIFSLLANIGDTKSLIIHPASTTHQQLPDTAQEATGVTKDLIRLSVGLEDVEDLKADLKAAFAQIK is encoded by the coding sequence ATGAGTACTCAAAAATTTTCAACACAAGCATTACACGCGGGTCATGACACTAAAGCTAATGGGGGCACACGCGCTGTGCCTATTTACCAGACGAGCAGCTATGTTTTTAACGACTCTGACCATGCCGCAGGATTATTTAATTTATCACAACCGGGGTTTATTTATACACGCTTAAATAACCCTACAAATGATATTCTTGAGCAACGCCTTGCTGCTCTTGAAGGTGGTATTGCAGCAGTTGTTACAGCCTCTGGGACTGCAGCAATCAATACCGCATTATTAACCCTTTTAAAGCAGGGCGATCATATTGTAGCATCAAGTAGTTTATATGGTGGGACTTATAACCTATTAAGCGTTACACTTCCGCGATTTGGGATTACGACCACTTTTGTAGATCCTGATAAGGTGGCAAATTTTGGTGCTGCTGTGCAGGATAATACGCGTGCTATTTTTGTTGAGTCTTTAGGAAATCCTAAGCTTGATGTGCTGGATTTAGAAGGAATTGCTGCTGCAGCTAAGGCGCATAAAATACCTTTAATAGTAGATAATACCGTCGCTTCACCTGCACTTTTAAATCCTATTGCACACGGGGCAAATATTGTAATTCATTCTTTGACTAAATACATTAATGGTAACGGAACTTCTTTAGGTGGGGTTATTATAGATGCAGGTACTTTTGACTGGTCTAGCGGAAAATTCCCCGAGTTTACAGAACCTTCTGCGGGTTACCACGGGTTAGTATATCACGATGTATTAGGCCCTGCGGCCTTTATAGCAAAAACACGTATTGAAGGATTACGAGATCACGGCGCTGCTTTGAGTCCGTTTAACGCATTTCAAATTATTCAGGGATTAGAGACTTTAAAAGTCCGCATCAAACAACATAGTGAAAATGCATTGGAATTAGCAACCTGGTTAGAAGCACAGCCCGAAGTTACCTGGGTCAATTACCCTGGTTTAGCGAGTAGTAAATACAATACTTTAGCAAAAAAATACCTGCCTCACGGTCAAAGTGGGATCGTGACTTTTGGTTTAAAAAGTGGATTTGAAGGAGCGAAAACAGTTGCAGATAAAACGGAAATTTTTTCACTGCTGGCAAATATAGGAGATACTAAATCATTAATTATACACCCGGCAAGTACCACGCATCAGCAACTGCCAGATACGGCTCAGGAAGCAACGGGAGTTACTAAAGATTTAATACGTCTTTCTGTAGGTCTTGAAGATGTTGAAGATTTAAAAGCTGATCTAAAAGCGGCATTCGCACAAATTAAATAA
- the metK gene encoding methionine adenosyltransferase, producing the protein MAYLFTSESVSEGHPDKIADQISDTLLDNFLAFDPESKVACETLVTTGQVVLAGEVKSDTYIDVQNIARGVINDIGYTKGAYQFSGDSCGVISLIHEQSKDINQGVDRASKEEQGAGDQGMMFGYATKETANYMPLALDISHRIMIELAKLRREEKDITYLRPDAKAQVTIEYSDDNIPQKIVAIVVSTQHDEFDKDEKMLAKIKKDMISILIPRVKAGLTEDIAKLFNDEITYHINPTGKFVIGGPHGDSGLTGRKIIVDTYGGKGAHGGGAFSGKDPSKVDRSAAYAARHIAKNLVAAGVADEVLVQVSYAIGVVEPTSIFVDTYGTKKVAMSNGEIATKVRELFDMRPAAIEDRLKLRNPIYRETAAYGHMGKDPQIITKIFESPYSGRVTKEVELFTWEKLDYVDQVKEAFGL; encoded by the coding sequence ATGGCTTACTTATTTACCTCAGAAAGCGTGTCTGAAGGACACCCGGATAAAATCGCTGATCAAATTAGCGATACATTATTAGACAATTTTCTAGCCTTTGACCCCGAGTCAAAAGTAGCTTGTGAAACACTTGTGACTACCGGCCAGGTTGTACTTGCCGGAGAAGTAAAAAGCGATACGTATATAGACGTTCAAAATATTGCAAGAGGTGTTATCAACGATATTGGTTACACAAAAGGAGCTTACCAGTTTAGTGGTGATAGCTGTGGTGTAATTTCTCTTATACACGAGCAGTCAAAAGATATTAATCAAGGTGTAGACCGCGCTTCAAAAGAAGAGCAGGGAGCCGGTGACCAGGGGATGATGTTTGGTTACGCGACTAAAGAAACGGCTAATTATATGCCTCTCGCTTTAGACATCTCGCATCGCATTATGATCGAACTGGCAAAACTACGCCGCGAAGAAAAAGACATTACCTATTTACGCCCAGATGCTAAAGCACAGGTAACTATTGAATATTCTGATGATAACATACCTCAAAAAATCGTTGCTATTGTAGTTTCTACACAGCACGACGAATTTGATAAAGACGAAAAAATGCTTGCTAAGATTAAAAAAGATATGATCTCTATTTTAATCCCTCGTGTAAAAGCAGGTCTTACCGAAGATATTGCCAAATTATTTAATGACGAGATCACCTACCATATTAACCCAACAGGGAAATTTGTTATAGGTGGTCCTCACGGAGATTCTGGTCTTACAGGGCGTAAAATCATCGTAGATACCTATGGCGGTAAAGGTGCTCACGGTGGTGGTGCATTTTCTGGTAAAGATCCCAGTAAAGTAGACCGTTCTGCGGCTTATGCTGCACGACACATTGCTAAAAATTTAGTGGCTGCAGGTGTAGCTGATGAGGTTTTAGTACAGGTATCTTATGCTATTGGTGTTGTAGAGCCCACTTCTATATTTGTAGACACCTACGGAACTAAGAAAGTAGCTATGAGCAACGGTGAGATAGCAACAAAAGTACGTGAGCTATTTGATATGCGCCCTGCGGCAATTGAAGATCGTTTAAAATTACGCAATCCTATTTATAGAGAAACTGCGGCTTATGGTCATATGGGAAAAGATCCTCAGATAATCACTAAGATTTTTGAAAGCCCATACAGCGGTAGAGTTACTAAAGAAGTTGAACTGTTTACCTGGGAGAAGCTTGACTATGTAGATCAAGTAAAAGAAGCATTTGGGTTGTAA
- the thrA gene encoding bifunctional aspartate kinase/homoserine dehydrogenase I: MVHKLEILNFITQSGYQLDLPLSYETFGQKLGTAPLILVNHALTGNSHVSGEDGWWNEIIGENKCIDTNTYSILSFNIPGNGYDGFLIENYKDFVAQDVARSFLEGLKLLKIKELFAIVGGSLGGGIAWEMIALQPDITKHLIPVASDWKSTDWLIANCQIQEQILKNSSQPVHDARMHAMLCYRTPESFKNKFQRSTNEDLKIFNVESWLDHHGHKLKDRFQVAAYRLMNQLLKTIDVTRGREGFNEILSKVEANIHIIGVDSDLFFTPAENRETYKQLAQHKNNVTYGEINSVHGHDAFLIEFEQLEQLLYPVFRADTAKLKILKFGGKSLANGKGLDTVLDIIQSKVNNHERIAVVLSARGGATDELEALLEAAASGLDIQHRFDAFKIYQQHNFDVDLTEEFSELKRLFEGVALLGDYSRKVKDEVLSFGELISVKTVTHLLQKQGVKAHFADTRKLIKTNGTFGNAQPNDTRSKEQVVKHFAKYNGDTVNVVTGFIASNEDNQTTTLGRNGSNYTASLLANYLDAGELQNYTHVDGIFTANPDMVPDAQKIERLTYSEANELANFGTSVLHAKTIIPLIEKNIPLRILNTFNADDTGTLITAQTEQEGIKSLSVLSEMALINLEGRGLLGKVGVDARIFRALGNSGVSVSIIAQGSSERGIGLVVETKQAQQAISALRFEFEADFQNQDVNRIEVIDEVAVISIIGQDLSTFHKPYSALIKNGIVPLLFNNTVTGKNVSVVVRKPQLNKAINVVHGEIFGIAKKINVAIFGQGLVGGTLINQILASAATIEDRKSISLNIFGVANSKKVLLDKNGAAEDWKSHFDTQAIEGGVKEVIAFAKANHLANLIAIDNTASSAFIENYIDLAKNGFDLVSSNKIANTVGYDFYQKLRRVLDENQKRYLYETNVGAGLPLIDTIRLLHLSGDNITRIKGVFSGSLSYLFNTFSVEDRSFSDVLGDAIDKGFTEPDPREDLGGNDVGRKLLILARELDLHKEFSDVQIENLIPDNLRDGAASDFLSRLEELDAVFEARKKALKEGEVLRYVGDLYGDLSQEDGGTLEVKLVTVSKNSALGQVKGSDSIFEIYTESYGENPLVIQGAGAGAAVTARGVFGDILKLAERNN, translated from the coding sequence ATGGTACACAAACTTGAAATACTAAATTTCATAACGCAGTCAGGTTATCAATTAGATCTGCCATTGAGTTATGAGACATTTGGTCAAAAACTGGGAACAGCGCCGTTAATTTTAGTCAACCATGCACTTACCGGTAACTCGCACGTGAGTGGTGAAGACGGCTGGTGGAATGAAATTATAGGAGAGAATAAGTGTATAGATACAAATACGTATAGCATTCTTTCTTTTAATATTCCGGGGAATGGTTATGACGGATTCTTGATCGAAAATTACAAAGATTTTGTGGCTCAGGATGTGGCGCGTTCTTTTTTAGAAGGTCTTAAATTACTAAAGATTAAGGAACTTTTTGCTATTGTAGGAGGCTCACTGGGAGGCGGTATTGCCTGGGAGATGATTGCGCTTCAGCCAGATATCACTAAGCATCTAATCCCCGTTGCATCAGACTGGAAGTCTACAGATTGGCTTATTGCTAACTGCCAGATTCAGGAACAAATATTAAAAAATTCTTCACAGCCGGTTCACGATGCGCGTATGCACGCAATGTTGTGCTATAGAACGCCAGAATCGTTTAAAAATAAATTTCAGCGCAGCACAAATGAAGATCTCAAAATCTTTAATGTAGAAAGCTGGTTAGACCATCACGGACACAAGTTAAAAGACCGCTTTCAGGTAGCAGCTTACCGGTTAATGAATCAGCTTCTAAAAACCATAGATGTAACTCGTGGGCGCGAAGGTTTTAATGAGATTTTAAGTAAGGTAGAGGCAAATATTCACATCATTGGAGTAGATTCTGATCTATTTTTTACACCTGCAGAAAACAGAGAAACGTACAAGCAGCTGGCGCAACATAAGAACAATGTAACCTATGGCGAGATTAATTCGGTACACGGTCACGATGCTTTTTTAATTGAATTTGAACAGCTTGAGCAGTTATTATATCCTGTATTTCGAGCAGATACTGCAAAGCTGAAAATTTTAAAATTTGGCGGAAAATCATTAGCAAATGGGAAAGGATTAGATACTGTACTAGATATTATTCAATCTAAAGTTAATAATCACGAGCGTATTGCAGTAGTGCTTTCTGCGCGAGGTGGTGCCACAGATGAGTTAGAAGCGCTACTTGAAGCCGCTGCTTCAGGTCTCGATATTCAGCATAGATTTGATGCTTTTAAAATCTATCAACAACATAATTTTGATGTTGATTTGACTGAAGAATTTTCAGAATTAAAACGTCTTTTTGAAGGAGTAGCTTTACTGGGCGATTACAGCCGAAAAGTGAAAGATGAGGTCTTGTCTTTTGGTGAATTAATTTCAGTAAAAACAGTAACGCATCTTTTGCAAAAGCAAGGTGTTAAAGCGCACTTTGCAGATACCCGTAAACTAATAAAAACCAATGGGACTTTTGGCAATGCACAGCCTAATGATACCCGTTCAAAAGAACAGGTGGTAAAGCACTTTGCCAAATATAATGGCGATACGGTAAATGTAGTTACCGGTTTTATCGCCAGTAATGAAGATAATCAAACGACCACCTTAGGTAGAAACGGGAGTAATTACACGGCTTCTTTACTAGCAAACTACCTTGATGCAGGCGAGTTGCAAAACTACACCCACGTAGATGGTATTTTTACCGCAAATCCCGATATGGTGCCTGATGCTCAAAAAATTGAGCGTTTAACGTATAGCGAAGCAAACGAACTCGCAAATTTTGGAACTTCGGTGTTGCACGCCAAGACGATCATCCCGTTGATTGAGAAGAATATTCCGTTACGTATTTTAAACACGTTTAATGCAGACGATACCGGTACTTTAATCACTGCACAAACAGAGCAGGAAGGTATTAAGTCCCTTTCGGTATTGAGTGAGATGGCTTTAATTAATCTAGAAGGCCGTGGTCTTTTAGGTAAAGTAGGTGTTGATGCCCGTATTTTTAGAGCTTTAGGAAACAGCGGTGTGAGCGTAAGTATTATTGCGCAGGGTTCTTCAGAACGCGGTATAGGGTTAGTTGTAGAAACAAAGCAGGCTCAACAGGCAATTTCTGCACTGCGTTTTGAGTTTGAAGCAGATTTTCAAAATCAGGATGTAAACCGCATTGAAGTTATTGATGAGGTTGCTGTGATCTCGATTATAGGTCAGGATTTAAGCACCTTTCATAAACCCTATAGTGCTCTTATTAAAAATGGTATTGTTCCATTACTTTTTAATAATACGGTAACCGGTAAAAATGTAAGTGTTGTCGTGCGCAAACCTCAATTGAATAAAGCAATTAATGTGGTTCACGGGGAGATTTTTGGCATTGCTAAAAAAATAAATGTCGCCATATTTGGTCAGGGATTAGTAGGTGGCACATTGATTAATCAAATACTTGCTTCTGCGGCAACAATAGAAGATCGCAAGAGTATTTCACTAAATATTTTTGGGGTAGCTAATTCTAAGAAGGTATTGTTAGATAAAAATGGGGCAGCAGAAGATTGGAAATCCCATTTTGACACACAAGCAATAGAAGGTGGTGTAAAAGAGGTTATCGCTTTCGCAAAAGCAAATCATCTTGCAAATTTGATTGCTATTGATAATACGGCTAGTTCAGCTTTTATTGAAAATTACATCGATCTGGCTAAAAACGGTTTTGATCTGGTTTCTTCAAATAAAATTGCAAATACTGTAGGGTATGATTTCTATCAAAAATTACGTAGGGTTTTAGACGAAAACCAAAAACGCTATTTGTATGAGACTAACGTAGGTGCAGGTTTACCGCTTATAGATACCATACGATTATTACATCTTTCAGGTGATAATATCACGCGTATAAAGGGAGTGTTTAGTGGCTCGCTTAGTTATTTATTCAACACATTTTCTGTAGAAGACCGAAGCTTTTCTGATGTGCTTGGGGACGCCATTGACAAGGGGTTTACAGAGCCAGACCCACGAGAAGATCTGGGCGGCAATGATGTAGGACGTAAACTGTTAATTTTAGCGCGCGAACTCGACTTACATAAGGAGTTTAGTGATGTACAGATCGAAAATCTTATTCCTGATAATTTGCGTGATGGAGCGGCTTCAGATTTCTTAAGTCGTTTAGAAGAACTCGATGCCGTATTCGAAGCGCGTAAAAAAGCGTTAAAAGAGGGCGAAGTTTTGCGATATGTTGGCGACCTTTACGGAGATTTATCTCAGGAAGATGGCGGGACGCTCGAAGTAAAGCTGGTGACCGTGTCTAAAAATTCGGCTTTAGGGCAGGTTAAAGGCAGTGACAGTATTTTTGAGATTTATACCGAGTCGTATGGCGAAAATCCGTTAGTGATACAGGGAGCCGGGGCAGGAGCTGCGGTTACTGCCAGAGGGGTTTTTGGAGATATTTTAAAACTCGCAGAACGAAATAATTAA